Proteins encoded together in one Telopea speciosissima isolate NSW1024214 ecotype Mountain lineage chromosome 4, Tspe_v1, whole genome shotgun sequence window:
- the LOC122659996 gene encoding uncharacterized protein LOC122659996, with the protein MATKLRESVTFLPLKDLRYTNTALQGHTWFMSSMYDTHEEGEVQYQQFPSEASKGRLLCILGHDTHDGSWNSYALAWPEALPHKATLLKGLTFVSYNHYNYDNIWHGLSAMVPFVAWHRTIGSCRVPNRWILYHWGELRTKMGSWLRYLMEATYGGALNMEGFDGIEGPACFEEAVVMRHNEGGMSRERRMEVYDLLRCKARVSCNVSLEGRIAEVNEKGVPVIGLTLFMRTGARSFKNDSAVIEIFQGECLKVEGCRVSVAYSNNLSFCDQVRLMSSTDILVSPHGAQLTNMFFMDRNSSVMEFFPKGWLKLAGVGQFVYHWIASWSGMRHRGAWRDPNGDKCPYPEDDRRCMSIYKGGKIGYNATFFGEWVREVLQDVTQSKMEEVSNLQSKQRLRTTGCACD; encoded by the exons ATGGCCACCAAATTACGCGAATCAGTCACATTCCTCCCTCTAAAGGACTTAAGGTACACAAACACAGCCTTACAAGGCCACACATGGTTCATGAGTTCCATGTATGACACTCACGAGGAAGGTGAGGTACAATACCAGCAATTCCCTTCTGAGGCCTCAAAAGGTAGATTACTTTGCATATTGGGTCACGACACACACGATGGCTCATGGAATTCCTATGCCTTGGCATGGCCAGAAGCACTACCCCACAAGGCCACTCTCTTAAAGGGTCTCACCTTTGTCTCCTATAACCATTACAATTATGACAACATATGGCATGGCTTATCAGCAATGGTTCCGTTCGTGGCGTGGCACAGGACGATTGGTTCTTGTAGAGTCCCTAACCGTTGGATTCTGTACCATTGGGGTGAGCTCAGGACTAAGATGGGTTCTTGGTTGAGGTACCTCATGGAGGCCACCTATGGTGGTGCCCTTAATATGGAAGGGTTTGATGGGATTGAAGGGCCTGCTTGCTTTGAAGAGGCTGTTGTGATGAGGCACAATGAGGGTGGGATGTCAAGGGAGAGGAGGATGGAGGTTTATGATCTGTTGAGGTGTAAGGCACGGGTGTCTTGTAATGTGAGTCTTGAGGGTAGGATTGCGGAGGTTAACGAGAAGGGAGTGCCGGTTATTGGGCTGACACTGTTCATGAGGACCGGAGCGAGATCATTCAAGAATGACTCTGCTGTGATTGAGATCTTCCAGGGAGAATGTCTCAAGGTGGAAGGTTGCAGGGTCAGTGTTGCTTACTCTAATAATCTCAGCTTCTGTGATCAG GTGAGATTGATGAGCTCTACGGACATATTGGTGTCTCCACATGGGGCCCAATTAACGAACATGTTCTTCATGGATAGGAACAGCAGTGTAATGGAGTTCTTCCCCAAAGGATGGCTGAAACTAGCTGGAGTGGGGCAGTTTGTGTACCATTGGATTGCGAGCTGGTCAGGGATGAGACATAGAGGTGCATGGAGGGACCCGAACGGGGACAAATGTCCTTACCCAGAAGACGATCGCCGATGCATGTCCATCTACAAGGGTGGCAAGATCGGCTATAATGCTACCTTCTTTGGAGAGTGGGTGAGGGAGGTTCTACAGGACGTGACGCAGAGCAAGATGGAAGAAGTTTCAAATTTACAGAGCAAACAGCGTTTGAGAACCACCGGCTGTGCCTGTGATTAA
- the LOC122660038 gene encoding serine/threonine-protein kinase PEPKR2 has product MELLRKKRKGSETQFASSDLPEILPLSRKPPASLSIIGSHFSLEDCSRRKKKFKEHVAAEAVGSCKSRLTGIVTAPACGSSSSDPHGRGHKRKIGCIDAATKLRRKKKIEQEYILGAAIGRGKFGSVRLCRSKASGAEFACKTLPKGEETVHREVEIMQHLSGHPGVVALKAVYEDSDCFHLVMELCSGGRLLDQMVREGRYSEHHAANILKELILVIKYCHEMGVVHRDIKPENILLTTAGKMKLADFGLAMRFCNGQRLSGVAGSPAYVAPEVLLGDYSEKVDIWGAGVLLHALLVSTLPFHGDSQEAIFEAIKNVTLDFHGGVWEAISEPARDLIGRMLTRDVSARITADEVLRHPWILFHTDRTLKALTIKSKVRHHVGAMSLQLNVVRRNESERLRIVRDTFDVDSSLVLSLDGMDRKSEEQDDCSFIDALAAAISRVRISEPKRSRLCGPALPIQQECSSNMKANNLCTAF; this is encoded by the exons ATGGAGTTGttaaggaaaaagaggaaaggaagtGAAACGCAGTTTGCATCCTCAGATCTACCAGAAATCTTACCACTCAGTCGTAAACCACCGGCTTCTTTGTCGATCATTGGCTCGCATTTTTCGCTGGAAGATTGCTCTCGGCGAAAGAAGAAGTTCAAGGAACACGTAGCCGCGGAAGCTGTTGGTTCTTGTAAAAGTAGACTAACTGGCATTGTCACTGCCCCTGCTTGCGGTAGCTCTTCTTCAGATCCACATGGAAGAGGTCACAAAAGGAAGATCGGTTGCATTGATGCTGCTACTAAGTtacgaaggaagaagaagattgagcaGGAGTATATTTTAGGTGCTGCAATTGGACGAGGTAAGTTTGGGTCTGTTCGGTTGTGCCGGAGTAAGGCAAGCGGAGCGGAATTCGCCTGCAAAACTTTGCCTAAAGGGGAGGAGACTGTACATCGGGAGGTGGAGATCATGCAACACCTCTCTGGTCATCCTGGTGTTGTGGCCTTGAAGGCAGTGTATGAAGATTCTGACTGTTTCCATCTTGTGATGGAATTGTGCTCTGGTGGACGATTGCTAGACCAAATGGTTAGGGAGGGTCGATACTCAGAGCACCATGCTGCTAACATACTCAAGGAACTGATTTTAGTCATCAAATATTGTCACGAAATGGGCGTTGTTCATCGTGACATCAAGCCTGAGAATATCCTGCTTACGACTGCAGGGAAGATGAAACTTGCAGACTTTGGGTTAGCCATGAGGTTTTGCAATG GTCAGAGATTGTCTGGTGTAGCTGGTAGTCCAGCCTATGTTGCCCCGGAAGTTTTGCTGGGGGATTATTCAGAGAAAGTGGATATCTGGGGTGCTGGTGTTCTGCTACATGCTCTCTTGGTGAGCACCCTCCCATTCCATGGAGACTCTCAGGAAGCCATTTTCGAGGCAATCAAGAATGTGACACTTGACTTCCATGGTGGGGTATGGGAAGCAATATCTGAACCTGCTAGGGATCTAATCGGAAGAATGCTGACAAGGGATGTATCCGCAAGGATAACTGCGGATGAAGTACTAA GACATCCATGGATTTTGTTTCACACAGACCGTACGTTGAAGGCACTAACGATCAAGTCAAAAGTTAGACATCATGTAGGAGCTATGTCTCTCCAACTCAATGTTGTTCGTAGAAATGAGTCGGAGAGGTTAAGGATTGTCAGGGACACTTTCGATGTTGACTCAAGTCTGGTTTTATCCTTGGATGGTATGGATCGGAAGTCAGAAGAGCAGGATGACTGCAGTTTCATTGATGCACTTGCGGCAGCAATTTCACGTGTGAGGATATCTGAACCAAAGCGAAGCAGATTATGTGGCCCTGCCCTTCCGATTCAGCAAGAATGTTCCTCTAACATGAAGGCCAACAACCTGTGTACAGCATTTTGA